Genomic window (Rosa chinensis cultivar Old Blush chromosome 6, RchiOBHm-V2, whole genome shotgun sequence):
ggctcccagaagtccatcagccttaagatgttggcgcacatctcggacccacctatggtatcctgcgccagttgtttctagtggaacgaagttcaacttgttcaggttactcatcctgaaaaacaacacaagattagggttagtttcggagcgaaagggctaccacgaaaaactattaaatttctgagcgtagtcgcttccaagaaattagagattttctgagcgtagtcgcttctaagaaaatccgattccaagaggggtttttggattagatcgaaacaacgatgtatgtggttgatcgttttcttctcaacaaactctaagtttggagggctctacaagctccaagcttggagtgagcacgaacccccacagttcggcttttggtctcccctataaagaagaaaggggggtagaagaagggatgttggaagtccccgagaaaagaagaagaaattgaaataaaacttcaaaaacgggaacttttagaaaaattaccttaaaaagatggTCGAAAAAAGTCGTCGCcggaaagttactgtagctgacaggaaagtcgccggaaaagtggtcggaagttggccggaaaagtggccggaagttggccggaaaagtgttgaccggcgttgaatGATCGTTGACcgaattgctgacgtggcaggtccagtgctgacgtggcagagagGCTTGGCGGCTTGGTGGCTTGCTGCACGTGGGCCCAActttttgggcttgggcttcagcaagtgggcttgggctggggcctcctcctccctctttttttttttttctcttcttctgccGGTTCAGGTTTGGAGGATACCGGTGGCTGGTTCGGTGGAATTTTGGCCGGTTCCGGCGATGAAATTTCCGGTTCCGGGTTACTGGGGTGTAGACGCTGCAGGTGGTtgagtatggctgcaggaggtggtgaggaaggctttgaaccTGGTAGGGGAACCTTTGGtttttccggtggccggttcggtggtttgccggccggttctgggggtggggccaccggttctggactcctggagttgggatcttcaaggtgggcggcggtggtttctgggatttgaaggctacgaatttaggatttcagggttagggcttcgtgctgatagcgtgttgtagagaaactgaatttgagaggaatttgttatgtattctcattgataatagaggcctctttatatagaggattacaatgcatagaatctcaatcatacaaagaaagtaattctacattgattaggattctagatccttctaattaaatcctattaccactaggtcaagtaacctagagtttgggctaaacacaaattaggttttccttgaacaaaaacaaaattatttcaTTTGGATTCTACTTAACTATTGATTCTTTAGAAAAGTGATATGGATATATTACTCGATCATGTCACAGTGAAGTAAGATTAGTGTATGAATCATAATTTCGGAACTTTTAATGTATAACAAATGCATTGATAGAAGATTGACTTCTTATTGTCGGTCATACCTTTGGTAATTTCTTATACAACTCAATTCTTATCTTGTGCTTCATCAGATGCCTTCTTGCATCTTGACATCCCTTTATTGGGTTTGTTTTTCAATGTCATTGTGCATCTCGTATtgcttttgttatttttcattttttatgtaGTTCTACATGTCTCGGTTGTAATCTTTCTCATTATCGTTAGTAGAGCtgtcagtgttttttttttttcaaaacaaaaaaaaaggttcaaaaaaattgtgtacCAAGTGAATTACACTACTACACTAGTCAATGTATGTGTTAGTACTCTGATGAACTTGTTGGGTAGTGGAGGGTAAGTTGTTAATAAAATTTACATTAATGAAGCTCGATTGATAGTGTAACAATTAACTGGCTTGGTCCACTTCTTAGCTGGTTGTATTATGTGGGGAAGAGGATTATCTAAGCGGAAGTAGGTCATCTTGGTTAAATTGTCACCAAGAAACAACCCCCTTCCCCCCTAAGGTCCTAACAGGCCAAGAGTTAAGTATAATTATGAACTAATTTTAGTTTAGCTCCCTAACCTCTAGACAGAATATCGTGTTAGTCTCTATCATGTAATGGGCCATATCATATGAGAATGTGGCAATGACATAAAATTCCTAGTTTATTAAGATGCTGATGTGACATGGATCAGAGAGTCcccttaataaataaaaaattgaacagAACTTAAACAGCCCAAACCAATTAAGTTTCAAAATTTGACCGTTTGTGCTCAACCAACTATAAAAATGTAATATTGGTTCATCTTTTtgtttacatttttattttatttaaaagttaaacaaaacaaaacataataccaaaccaaaacaaaacaaaatcaagttAAACATTGTTTAACCATCTAATTGTATTGAAATAAATGAATGCATGGTTCATCTTGATGATAGTCTTAGGACTGTCTATTTGTTTGATACAATTAGATGGTTAAACGATCTTCAATCTAATTAGATTTTTATattgatgatattttgaattGTAATAAATCAAATGAATTATTTCATATATAAAGAATTAAAGATGTACGGTGACAATATGTTAATCGCAAAAGTCGATGGATGAACGAGGAGATTGATCCAAGAGGTGATTCTACGAATTTTGCCAGATCATTTTCACCGTCTTCACAATGAAGCTCTTGTTATTTTTCACTAATATGGGGCTCTGTAATTATGCCGATTAAATTACCATAGTAATCAATGAGCATTAAGGCTAGCCAGGATCCAGGATCTTATAGAAAATACCATTACAATTATTCATCATTTTAATTACAACCATAGCTTATGAAAGCAGAGAGGAcaagaaattaattaataatgatGAAGTAGCGAGGTGCTATCTTATCTTGTAACTGCTGCATCCTGAATTCAGAAAAGACCAATATTCCCAgcaaaaccaaaatcatatgctctAGGAATATTAATGGAATCAGATCCAACCTGATCACTACTGCGACTGTTCTCAAATATATGATGAGCATTATTCATCATAAAGAATGATGAAGCAATACTAGTAGTATTACTAGACTCCATCCAAATCCTATTGGCTTGTTCATTCACATTCTTCTTGAGCTCCTCCATTGCAGCCTCAAGTATTCGAAGCTCATCCTGTCCAAGTTCATCAACTGGGTTTTCCCACCAACACTCGCTGGTTTTGCTCAATTTATCAAGCGATTCACCACGTTTTCTCTCAGTCTCGATTTGGTTCGAAATCCTTGTTAGGTGCATGTTGAGCTCATTAGCACTAGCATTCTTGTGAGCCTCACCAAGCTGCTGACAAGAGTCTGCAAGGGAAATATTAAAATTAGGGTTTCGAGCAAGAAACCGGTCAATGAGGGAGTCAACATCCGGGTGGCCGAAGGAGTACGGCTTGTTCGCCGGAGAGAAGACTACAATTGCAACCTCAACACCGCAAAGTGTGCAGAGCTCGCTGGCCTTCTTGAAGAGCCCCGAACGCCGCTTGGAGAATGTGACTTGTAAATTGGTTCTCTTGGCTATTTTAGCAATAGGAATCTTTTGGCGACCTTGGCTAGATTTGTtggtcttcttcatcatcatagtCGCAACTTGGAGGTTACGACTGAATCAAGTGATATGGAAGATAGATAAGGTTCTTTCTTGTCAAATTTGTGAAGGTTCGGAAGGGATGAAACATGTATATATAGGGTTCATCATTTACTCAAATTAAATAGCACTTATGTTGGGAATATTTATGTCCAATGTAGTCTTAACGCTCAGTTACTGTATATGATTAAACCAAGATTGATCTTTTGGAAGTTATGATCTTATTCACTTAAACGTATATCTAATTATAATTAATTACAAAGCTGTGAACTAATTAACTGATTAATGATTGATATTATAATAATATAGAAAACTAGCTATAAGACTTTCGGTACGTATGTCAACGTGATTTTCCTTTTAGTGAAAGTCAACGTACATGATCACATAATGCATGAACCACTCCCATGGGTATGCTTAGTAAATAACAGCTATTCACTTCAACAATGAGAAACTGAAACAGCTAGGATTCTCGATCTTCTTCTGCAATAAAAAGGGAAAAGATTAAAGGGTGGTATTAAGCAGATGACAGGATATAATATATCAGTTGTTAGAAACTGATTGATGAGACTAATAATGAACTATATATTGTGATcgatcttttcttttattttatcagAGTGAACTATTATGCGTTGGTGTCTTGAGTTTTGGTATTTAATTATTTGGTTTCCCAGCTGTATGGTATGTATTACTCTTCCAACAATAATAGCCAGATCACTGAAGGAGAAAAATAATCCCAGCGGAAGCAAGAATAAGAACCCTCCAGCTAAGGAGAAAGAAGGAAGAGCAGTTCCCACCAGGCAAGGGAAGACATTCCTACCTGCATGCTTAGTTGTGGCTTCTTCGTTTAAATTTTAGTAGTATACATATGAGAACTAAGTGTGGGATCCATGTTGTTCAATGTTCATTTACAGAACCAATTTTAATGTCTCTCTGAATGAGGTTCCTCGATCATAGAGCATTGACAGCAGAGAATTGCCATAGTTGGATGAGTCTTGGAGAGGGTTCTAGGTGGAGAAACGTCAGAGTTGCAGTTTGTTTTCTTAACGGAAAAGTTTCATTAATAATTTATCTATTGCATTAATCTAAGAGCAATAAGTGCCTCATCgattaaaaaccttgcttgaTCGGAGCTAAATAAAAAATAGCACTACACTAATTACATTAACAAGACATATATGTGAGCTAATAATATATCTTCATGCAACGGAGATCCGGCTTCTTTCCAATTTCTGGTGCCAATAATGTAGATAAAGCCTCTTTTGTCCAACAATGAATAGCTCCATTGCATTTTCTCGGAATTTTCCTCCATGTGACTTTGGCTTCATCGGTTTGACTTCATCAAATATCGAACCTGGTATTATTGAATGCTGAAATCACATTTATCGCATCGCTTTCCACTTTGACATTTCataaaccttcactctaacagAACCTCATTCTGGCCATTACATCACAGCGAGTACTTCTGCAGCATGAAGGGTAACTTGACCTGTGAAAGAATGTAGGAGAGCACCCttcagttttttctttttcatttctcacaATTAACTGCTCCTATcccagttcttcttcttcgaatATCCCAGGCTGCTTCTACATTTAACTTCAACTTTGACCGGTCTTGTGGTCTCCAATAATCTGAGTTTGGTGGAGTGTATTTATGCTGACTTCTGGCCTTGGTCTTGTACTGCATGCAGTGTGCAGTATAAGTATAAAAGCCATTCCTTTGCTTGGTTCACCTTTTgtaacttcttcttcattttctagCATGTCTGTTCTCCCATATCAGCTAAACAATTActgaaaataataacaaaactCCCCATGCGATGCTGTCTCAGCTACGTACGTGAACAAATAGGTCCAGAAATGTAGGTTCTCTCCATTGCTTGTACACCCCAGATAACAAGCCATCTTTCCAAAACTTTCCTTAAAGCTGAAAACCAGTGGACAATTGTGTCCACATCGAAGGCATGCTGCATCTATCAGTAGCAATATGTATTTGATACAAACTCTCCGCACAAGTTACATAAGCGTGGCAAGCTCTTCAAATTAAGAAAACCTTCATTTTGGTCACCACCATCGACTTCTAGATCTTATATCCTAAACTGTCTATCCTATTGTGAGTTGAGCTGCCATTTCCGCCAAGGCCCCCAAATGCCCTATGTTGTAGTTCCATAGCAAGCCATCAGCCTGACTTCATTGATTAGTATCCATCTCTTAAAGCTACAACATATATGTTAAATGTACACGAAATAGAATTGGTATGCGGCTTGCTCGATATTCTGTTCATGTAGGTTATGAGTGTACTTGGTTCTTGCATATTCGCATGCATCGGATGTCTTCTCGGATGAACTTTTACGAAAAAATTGCACATAATTTTCTACTAGTAAAACACTTAatgaggagaaaaagaaaaaaaaggaaaaaaaaaaaaaaaaaacttcctgCACCTCAGATTCAGAATCATACATGTGTTCCTTCCATTTTTAGCTTACGACATGAAAAAAATTTGACCCACAAAAATGCAAATTCCAATAGAAGAATAGCATATTTCTAATGAATCTGTGCCAATGTCATTGACGTGCAACAAAAGTGTCTAAATGCATGGAACTAAAATTGTTTTTTAGGTATAATTACtgcaaaaaataattttattgaaaacTCTCTTCACAAACTTCACAAAGATGAGTAATTATTTTATGGTCTCGGACTACATATAACCTTATCATGCATATTACTTGAATATGAATATATGATGGGGATCTTGCATGgagtgaaaaaataaataaattaagaaaactaATTTAGAAATGACCATTGATTGGAACTCTACTGTGAGTGATTTCATTTCAGGTAACCAATGGAACAAAGCCAAGCTGTTAAGCTGCGGCCTGAACCAGGAAATAGTGAAACAAATTATGGGAATCCGTATTCCAATCAACAATCATGATGACTCCTTTGTTTGGGGATGACGCAGTCGGAAAAAAACACCTAGGTTTACAAataataaacctaaaacaaaggttctggagtccaccagagataaatgaGATaactctcaatttgattgaaaatatgataaaaaatagttctgcagccgtttaaggatgcttatatatgagaaaagaaactctagggcgactaacaatgaaaccctaaagcccacgggtaaaaataaaacaaacccaaaaaaagACTAGGAAACCGAAAATTCGAAAAAACAGTAAactgcagttttgaggccctaaacgaccccgaaagcccgaaaaagcccacacgTCAGAGCGTAGTGACATGTTTTGTTCCTGGtgcgattccctttccgaaaAGCTATGGCGCACTCCAATCGGACACCGAGCTATGGCGTGGCTACTAGtaacttttcgttttcctccctTTGCACGATCAAACTGCTCTTCGAATTGGGCTGCCATCCGTTCTGCATCAGGGGACCAGCCTCAAATGGTAAATTCTCTATTAAATCTGCCACTTGTTACAATGTATAAACTCTAAGAAACAATATTCTCAGATCAATcttataattaaacaaaatgtgGAAACTTAATCTTCCTCCCAAACTTAAGATGTTCAGTTGGCTCCTTCTTAGGGGTAGGCTCAAAACAAAAGACAGATTGTCAAGATTTAATCTTATCAATGACAATAGTTGCTCTCTATGCAACACAGACAATGAAACAGCTAATCACCTCTTTCGTGACTGTTCTACTCAATGGAAATCTGGAAACTTAATAATATTTACACTCCTTTTAACCGGAGTGCAGGTTACATAAGTGTCTTTAATTCCCTTTTCTTAAGGAATATATATAACTATGACAAAGATTTGTTTATGAAGATACTAACTAGTTGCTGGCAAATCTAGAAAGCCAGAAATGATTGTTCTTTCAAGAGCATCAGAACTCATCCATGCTCAATTATTGCAGCTGCGGCTGCAGCCTTAAAAAATTACTTGGACCACAATCCAAAGGAGCAACGAGGAGCAAACTCAAACAACCTTGGTGCAATCATGTGGCACCCTCCTCCAGCTACTTCTATAACTTCGATGGCTCTGTGTCCAGTAACTCTACCGCCTGTGGCTTTGTTATTAGGGACTCAGAAGGCAATCCTTTAGCAGCTGCATCAACGAATATTGGAAAGACATCAGTCTCAACATTTGAAGCTCCAGCCTTAAGAGATAGCCTTTAGTTGGCTGGCATGCAAGGAGAGGAGTAAGAAACATCCAAGTGGAAGGAGATTCCAAACTCGTCATAGATGTTGTCAATAACAAGATCCAACCACCCTGGAGAATCATGCAGATCATAGAAGACATCAAGAAGATTTAATTCGGTCTCTTTCAATCACATCTTGAGAGAAACTAATTTTGCAGCAGATGCGTTTGCTAACCTAGGCCACAACTGTAATGGAGAGAAAGTTTGGGAAAATTGTCTTCCCCCGAGTGTATCAAGAGCTGTACTCTTCGATCGCTTAGGATCAGGGTGCCCTAGAGGTGCTTGTATTTAACTTATTTTTGTCAgtttcttattaaaaaaaaatgatatcaaCCCAGACCACCACGTGTATAATGGTCGGAGACCATGTTATAATTTTTCCACAAAGAAACTCATTGCAATAACAGAATTACCTCATTATCATCCGCTAAGATCTAAATCTATTGAGGTTAGTTATACTTAACTAAGTAAGAAATTTATCGAGTACATAGATGAGCGGAAGGAGCAGATACCCTAATTACGAGAAATAATTATATCTACAAAGTGATttgaaaatcatttgttttattGATTTTCTGACTCAAATCTTAGGGTACGTACATACACAAATCAATTTAACCCTATGACACTAACTACATGAAACAAAAACGAACTGAAACCAGAACATGTAAATGTACCTTAGGACAAACAGCTTGAATatgaattcctttattttctctgcCAAACGGCATGCAACAGCAGTCTTCTTCATATTATCAAATAAACTAGATTGACCAGTACATATTACCGAAACACCAATACAAAACCAACAGGAGAATCACAACAACAATTTAATCAACAGAAAAGCATaacatgaaattgaaaaatgtgtCTAATAATCTGATCAATGAGTCGATCAAGTTCTTCAGAAAAAGCGACCATAGCCTGGATTCCATGCATGAGGATGGGGGTGAGTAGGCATAACAGGCACTCCATTGAACCCACCATTAGGGATCAGAGTTGGATGACCAGAGCTACCTGCTGCGAAATACgaattagggtttgtggtgGTCTGAATCAGAAGCCTATCAACCTGCTTAGCCACAGCCTTCTTCAGCTCCTCTAGAGACCCCCCCAGCTGCTCACAATGTGACATCTCCATCTTCTCAATAGGAGACTCCCACCAGCAATTCCCCTGGCTCGCCCTCTGCACCCGGTTCAGCTCCTCTCCTCGCTTCCTTTCGGCCTCCAGCTCGTTGGAGACCTGAGTCAGCTCGGCATTGAGCTCCCGAACGTTAGCATTGCGGTGAGCCTCGATGAGCTGCATGGTGCCCGAGTTCTGGTGGTGGAGAGGAGGGTTTCGGGTGAGGAAACGGTCTACAACAGTCTCCACGCAGGGGTGGCCGAAGGAAAAGACCTTCCTACCAGGTGAGAATACTATGATGGCTATCTCAGCGCCGCAGAGCGTGCAAAGCTCGCTGGCCTTCTTGAAGAGACCAGAGCGGCGCTTTGAGAAAGTCACTTGAAGGTTGCTGTCATTGGCCATTTTGACCATCTCCACCTTCTGACGACCCTTGCTTTTCCTCACCATGGCTGAAACCTACAAAACTATCAAGCTCTTGGTCAAGAGATTGAGAAGTGTGAGAATTGGGAATGAGAGAGGGGGTATATATTAGGACTTCTACATAGAAATTCACAATGTTGGTAGGTAATCACAATTCCAGATTCACTATGAATCACGCACCAAATGCAATGTCAATTCTTATTATCACGTAACGAGTCCGTAGACCTCGTCTGTCAAGTTATGCGGTTCACCTATGCTGTCTAAAATGGTAGCTTCATCTACCATTGTTCTCCGAAATAACTATTTCTTACTATCCTTTTGCTGTCAATACTTTTACTTGTATGAATGTAGTTACTAATATACTAGTTTGAGAGAATTTAGAATCTTTTTGCTTTTAGCAAACATGGTATGCTCTTCACGGATTTTTGACAGTCAATACCAGTCTTAACCGGTTACACTGATTGCTTATTCATCACATCTGGATGCATTGCACTAGCGCAAATGTTAAGTAGTGATAATTAGGTAGATAATCCTACCCCCTTATGGTTTTGGTGAATTGCCAAATAGGCAAATAAGCTCGATAGGTAATAAAACCAGAGAATACAGAGTAAATTTTGCATCATACATAATAGAATATTCGCGCCTATTTGAATGGAGGAAAATTGAAAAGGAAATCGATCTTATAATCTGAGATATGATCCTAATTAGGGCTATATATgtgttatatacatatataaaaagAGGTTTTGTAAAGTAATGGGTAATCTTGAGATGCCTTTCTTAATAGGGAGCATTCGCCCAGACCACAATGTGGTCTCATGATAAGAAAACGTTTGTTCTTTTTAGGTCATCTAACGTTCATCAAACAAAATATCAATTGAATTGGAATTAAAATGTTATCGAAGAAACGTAGAAGCACAAACAAGTTACTTTTAATCCATTTTTGTTATTTGAAAGAATGATGTGACCTGAAAACCATATTTGAAGTTGGCTCAAAAGAGTGATACGTTTCATGTTAAGAAAATGATGATGTTCATAATATACAATTTCTAGATCAAGTATTCTTCTATGCATATATGGTCTATAGAGTTCAAAGGTCTTTCGAATTAGAAGTTAGTAAATTATTGTGATATAGTTGTAGATACCACATGAAGATTGGGAGATATACTAGCAGCCAGATATATATGTTATTGCGATAAAAAATCATATACAACTGGTTCATACGACAAAGGTAACTACATTCATGCATGAGGGTTACAAAATTGGATAAGATGTACAACGATCTTGCTAAGAATTGAGATCATATCTGAGAAAAAAGCAAGTTCATCACATATATACATAGGAGATTGC
Coding sequences:
- the LOC112170602 gene encoding agamous-like MADS-box protein AGL61 produces the protein MMMKKTNKSSQGRQKIPIAKIAKRTNLQVTFSKRRSGLFKKASELCTLCGVEVAIVVFSPANKPYSFGHPDVDSLIDRFLARNPNFNISLADSCQQLGEAHKNASANELNMHLTRISNQIETERKRGESLDKLSKTSECWWENPVDELGQDELRILEAAMEELKKNVNEQANRIWMESSNTTSIASSFFMMNNAHHIFENSRSSDQVGSDSINIPRAYDFGFAGNIGLF
- the LOC112170603 gene encoding agamous-like MADS-box protein AGL62, whose translation is MVRKSKGRQKVEMVKMANDSNLQVTFSKRRSGLFKKASELCTLCGAEIAIIVFSPGRKVFSFGHPCVETVVDRFLTRNPPLHHQNSGTMQLIEAHRNANVRELNAELTQVSNELEAERKRGEELNRVQRASQGNCWWESPIEKMEMSHCEQLGGSLEELKKAVAKQVDRLLIQTTTNPNSYFAAGSSGHPTLIPNGGFNGVPVMPTHPHPHAWNPGYGRFF